GCAAGGCGCCAAAGAAGCCGGCAAAATGCGCTCCGAAGGTAAAGACTACATCGTCAAAGACGGTGACGTGATGAACTTCTTGTTCAACGTCTAACCCCTTCCCCGCAGCGTTTCTCTCCGCTGCCGGAAACGGAAAAATCCACGCTTCGGCGTGGATTTTTTGTTTTCGAAAGGGGATGCGTCGGCGCTAAAAGCAATGCGGCATCTCCCTCCCCAGCAGAACCTTTATTTATTTAACCGAGGGAAAAGCGCCAGAGCGTTATTCCGGTTGAAGCGTACTTTCTGCGCATCCGTCAGATTTGTCTCAGCATCGAGAATATGATTAAACTTAACGGCGACGGACTCCGGCGCATAAGGATAATCGCTACCGAACAGAATATTATTATGATTCGCAAACGTCAGCAAGCTGGAAAATGCATTAGGGCCGGAAGACAATGCGGTATCAAAATAAAAACGCTTAAATTTATCGTTCAACTCCTGAACTGACGGCCCATTTGGATTAAGCGATTCCGCCAACAATGTAAAGCGCAGAATGGCATAAGGCAGGAATCCGCCGGCATGCGAAAGAATAATTCTCACGTTAGGATAATTGTCCATAACGCCATTCAATACCATATGGACGGCATTGCGCGCCGTATCAAACGGGTAATCAACCAAGGGACCCGGAACGCCATCCAGCAAATCCATGATGGGATGACCAGGGTGAATGAAAACAACGGCAGAGCGTTGATTTAGCGCGGCCCAAAGCGGAGCCCACTTTTTATCCCCTAAATAAACCCCTTCATAGTTAGTCAATAATACGACACCATCGGCTTTCAGCACATCTAATGCATACTCCACTTCCAGCACCGCCCCCTCAACGTCCGGCAACGGCACGGTCGCGAAGTTACCAAACCGCGTAGGGTATTTCGCCACCAGATCCGCCGTATACTCATTGACTTTTCTGGCCATATCGCGGCGCGCCTGGCCTTCCCAGCCAACCACGCTCGGCGCGGTTAACGACAGGACGCTGGTCGCTATTTGCTGTTTGTCCATATAGCGAAGATGGTCGTCCGCCGTCCATTTGGGCAGAGACCAGCCCGACGGATCGCCGCCGTGGCTGGGCAGCGCGCTGCCCCAAAAAGGCGGGACCAGGTGAGTATGAACATCGATTCTGGCTAATGAATTCATTTAACGCCTCCACTATACATATATTCGGTTTTTGAAACAGATAGCAACACGCTGAGTGTTGTTGACTAGCCCGCACTCCAGAAATAATCTACACTTTAACGCGAGTTCTATTAGAGGGTATTTTCATGATCGCTATAAATCCAATTCATTTTTTTGAACGACTGATACAGGAATCTAATCCATGAATTTTCGCCATATCCAGGCATTCCTGGCTCTCGTTGAAGAAAAACATTTCGGCAAGGCGGCTAAGCGAATTCATGTTACACAGTCGGCTTTCAGCATGCAGATAAAAGCGCTGGAAGAAGAAATTGGCGCACCACTTTTTATTCGCAACAACCGCAATGTCGAACTAACCGAAGTAGGAGAGATATTTTTAAAAAATGCACCGGATATTTATGAAAAAATAAAAAGCACGCTTGACGAAACCAAAGCAGCAGCGAAAGGTGAGAATGGCAATGTGCGCATCGGATTTGTCGGCAATGCCGTCGCGGCGGGATTAGTCACCGCCGATATTCATCGATTTAAAGCAGAGCATCCCGGCGTTAATTTCCGCGCCAAAGAGATGTCTTATTGGAAACAAACCGATGAGATCGTCAACGGAAATATCGACGTCAGCTATTGCCCCAATCTGGATCTCAAAATCCCACCGGGGCTCGGCCTTATACCCATTAAAAAGTTTGACTGGGTCGTCGTGATTCAGGAAGACTCCGATCTGGCTAAAAAAGAGACCTTGAAAAAAGAAGACCTCTCGGGACGAGACTTTATCATCTACTCGGAAAACAGCGGAGACGATGGTCAGCTTCGTATCCTGAAAGCCATTCTTGAAGAAGACGTCCAGGTTTCCTATCGGCTGGACAGTACACTAAGCGTGCTCGCCATGGTGGCTTCTGGCCTGGGCATCGCTATCGTTCCTTCTACACTATCCTCAATCAAGCTGCCTAACATTACCTACAGAGCGATCCTCGGTGTCGATAACGTGACTGAGTTTTTTTTCATCTATCGTGAGAATGAAAAATCCGCCATCGTTAATGCCTTCATATCAGATGTAAAAAGTAATCTATGACTTTCGTCGATTTCTCCTCTCCCCACGCTTAATCTCGCCCCCTCTTTGAACGCGAAGATAAAAGCCGACACTCACGGTGAAAGCGTGGCTTTCCGGCCGGCGTTCAGGCCATCAGCCGCTGTTAATCATAAACTCCAATAATAAGAGTAATAACTCCAATTATTGAAGTTATCAAGCCGAGGCGATAAAATTCTCGGCAATCAGGCGGCAAGCGGAGGTAAGGCAACGTGAAAGCAAAAGGGTTTGAAGGCATGACGTGCTCGGTGGCGCACGTGCTGTCAGCACTGGGCGATCGCTGGGGCGCGATTCTCATGCGCGATCTATTGCTGGGGCTCTCGCGCTATGACGATCTGCGCCACTCGACCGGCATCACCAACAATACGCTGGCCGACCGGCTCAAGGCCCTGGAAAGCCACGGCCTTATCGAAAAGCGGCAATACCAAACGCGCCCCGCTCGCTACGAGTATCTGCCGACGGAGAAGGGAAAAGATCTCGGGCTGCTGGTGATGGCGATGATTCAGATTGGCGACAAATGGAATCTGTCCGAGCTGGCCGGGCCGCCGCTGCGCGTGGTTGACCGCGTGACCGGCCACCCCGCCACCCTGCGCGTGGTAGATGCCGTGACCGGCGAATCTCTGCCGCCGCAAAGCCTGGCGCTGGCGGCCGGGCCGGGCGCCGACGAAATGACGCAATGGCGACTGGCCGTCGGCCAGGCCCGTTAACGGCGCGCTACAGCAGCGCAATCATCTTCAGCAATTCCACCCGATTGCGGATGCCGAACTTCTTGCCGGCATTGTTGAGGTGCGAATAAACGGTTTTCGGGTGCAAATTCAGCCGCCGCGCGGTCAGGCGGATATCTTCCGTACGGGCCGTTTCACACAGCACCGCCGCCTCGCCGGGCGTGATCGCCGCCGCCCGATGCCGCCTCACCACGCGCCGTTCGCCCGCCTCTTCACGGCGGACTAGCGCCGCGCAGGTTTCCCACACCACTCGCAGCGCTTCCCGTTTGTGCAAAATCGCATCCGGCTGCGCCGCCGCGATAAATGCCAGGATCAGCGGCGAAGTCTTATCGACGAAGAACAGTATCCGGACGCCTTCATATTCAGCACGTGAGGCGTGAATAAATCGCAAATACGCTTCGAACCGATAAATTTCATGGGGAAAATCCATGATAATTAAATCAGGCGCAGGGCTTATATTTTTAATAATATTAATATTGGGCGAGGATAAGGTTATCACTCCTTCTCCCAATAATGTTTTCATCCCCAAACGGCATAGCGGCGAACCGTCGATATAAATCACTCTCACTTTAATTCTCCTTATCAGCGTGAAAGTATGCTTCCACACCTCAGGCGCCTTGTCGCTGCTCTTTTTTGGGGTAATTCGCCTGCAAAGCACACCGATATAAAACAACTTGATAACATGTTTTTCAAATAATCACGCAACAGCCAGCACTTTGATTAATACGCAAAAAAGGCATGAATGTTTCAAATTATTTCATAAACAAAAGACGACGATCCAATAAAAACGCAACACAATGATATAGATCTATTTTCCATTTTGTATGATATAAGCAAAAATGAAAATAAATGTAACAACCCGCATC
Above is a window of Serratia nematodiphila DZ0503SBS1 DNA encoding:
- a CDS encoding amidohydrolase family protein; its protein translation is MNSLARIDVHTHLVPPFWGSALPSHGGDPSGWSLPKWTADDHLRYMDKQQIATSVLSLTAPSVVGWEGQARRDMARKVNEYTADLVAKYPTRFGNFATVPLPDVEGAVLEVEYALDVLKADGVVLLTNYEGVYLGDKKWAPLWAALNQRSAVVFIHPGHPIMDLLDGVPGPLVDYPFDTARNAVHMVLNGVMDNYPNVRIILSHAGGFLPYAILRFTLLAESLNPNGPSVQELNDKFKRFYFDTALSSGPNAFSSLLTFANHNNILFGSDYPYAPESVAVKFNHILDAETNLTDAQKVRFNRNNALALFPRLNK
- a CDS encoding LysR family transcriptional regulator, translated to MNFRHIQAFLALVEEKHFGKAAKRIHVTQSAFSMQIKALEEEIGAPLFIRNNRNVELTEVGEIFLKNAPDIYEKIKSTLDETKAAAKGENGNVRIGFVGNAVAAGLVTADIHRFKAEHPGVNFRAKEMSYWKQTDEIVNGNIDVSYCPNLDLKIPPGLGLIPIKKFDWVVVIQEDSDLAKKETLKKEDLSGRDFIIYSENSGDDGQLRILKAILEEDVQVSYRLDSTLSVLAMVASGLGIAIVPSTLSSIKLPNITYRAILGVDNVTEFFFIYRENEKSAIVNAFISDVKSNL
- a CDS encoding winged helix-turn-helix transcriptional regulator, which produces MKAKGFEGMTCSVAHVLSALGDRWGAILMRDLLLGLSRYDDLRHSTGITNNTLADRLKALESHGLIEKRQYQTRPARYEYLPTEKGKDLGLLVMAMIQIGDKWNLSELAGPPLRVVDRVTGHPATLRVVDAVTGESLPPQSLALAAGPGADEMTQWRLAVGQAR
- a CDS encoding helix-turn-helix transcriptional regulator, translating into MRVIYIDGSPLCRLGMKTLLGEGVITLSSPNINIIKNISPAPDLIIMDFPHEIYRFEAYLRFIHASRAEYEGVRILFFVDKTSPLILAFIAAAQPDAILHKREALRVVWETCAALVRREEAGERRVVRRHRAAAITPGEAAVLCETARTEDIRLTARRLNLHPKTVYSHLNNAGKKFGIRNRVELLKMIALL